The Oncorhynchus kisutch isolate 150728-3 linkage group LG14, Okis_V2, whole genome shotgun sequence genomic sequence ACGTACTGGAATACCCCAATGCCTGATCGCTGTCACTCAGGTGTctctggctgcgtttacacaagcAGGCCAAATCGGATATTTTGCCCAACTATTGTCAAAAGGCCTCTTCTCAATGGTCAAAAGAACTataattgggcaaaatatcagGATTGGGCTGCCTCTGTAAATGCAGCCTCTGTAAATGCCTTACCTAACTGGGCACAAAGCTACCCATGTGATGTTAATCTGTGTAGGTTTAGCATGTACATGTATGATGCTATTCCACTGCAAGGATTTACTCTGGTGTTTGGCCTAAAGACTCAGACTTTTGTGTTTGTAGAGAAGCTTTTGTCACATCAAGATGTGTACTACAGGATGTGTATCCCACAATCCCATCAGAAAACAGCCCCATCCTGACCTCTGGAGGAACTGATACAGAGAGGAAAGGCAGGCTAGCTACACTAGGCATATGGTGACACGTGCACACGTGACAGGACAAGGGCCTTACTTTAGACCATGGCTTAGTTTCAATGGGAAACTGACTAAACTGTGAGATGATGTGAGATACTTGTGGAGATAAGAGAGGGGGAACAACAGTGGAGACATGAGTCGTGTTTATTAGGGAACGCATCGGAACACGTTCTAGAACGATTCGCAACAAAAAAGATACATTTGCGTTTCTTTTTGGACAATTCCAGGTAGTCCCTCTCTGTTCCAAtccgttttcttccatttggtgcgtAATGAACATTGATGAACAACATGAACAtgatgaggtcagaggtcagggatcGAGGGTCAGTCTCTCAGCAGTTGCAACTCTTCTCCCTCGGCTCCAGCTCAATGTCCTCATCGCCCGGGTACAGGACCCTGGTAGTGAGGCCACTCTTCACCCCATCCCATCCGTCCCTCGTGGTGATCTGCCCCATCTTCATCAGCTCATAGATGTCCCTGCTGAGCAGCTGGAAGGCCCGGTCCACGTTGCTGTTGCACTTAGCCGACGTCTCCACATAGCGTATCCCCATCTCCGCCGCCAGCTGCTCAGCCTCATCCTGCGTCACCTTCCGGTCCTTGTTAAGGTCGCTTTTGTGGCCAATCAGGATGTAGACCATGTTGTGCGGCAGGATGTGCTCGCTCACTTCCTTGTGCCACTCCCTCACGTGGTCGAAGGTCTTGTGATTGGTCAGGTCAAACACGAGGAGCCCGCCCACTGAGTTACGGTAGTAGGAAGTGGTGATGGACCTGGAAGATGGAGAATAGGAGATGTTACAATTCAGCTCTGATCCATAGTAAAATGTGAATTTAAACAATGCTGACTTGAATCTCAGTGTAACCCTGAACCAAACTACACTCATAGCATGACAACAAACATATAGAAGTTGGCAAAACAGCGTAACAAGATCCGTGACTCCTTGCAGGTCCAGGGAAAGACATTCATTGTGGCTTACTAACTAAGGAATGATAACTGTACACACCTGTAGAGACAGTTCTTTCATGCCACTGAGAATCTCTTTTAGGTGTGTACTGTGAACCTCTTATGGGAAAACAGTCTTTCTTCCATAATATTCTGTCAGAGACATCCGGGTTCAGCTTCAAGAGGAAAAGGAGATCTGAGAGCAGAGTCTACAAACACAGTTCTAATGCTCTTAGAGGCATAGTATCTGAGACTGGGGAATGAATTATGTTGTTAACATGTTTTTTTCAACTACAAGTTACACTGGCTCCTGGATGGATACTGTATGTGCCTAGGCATGGCAGACTAGGCTACATAAAGGCACATTACTACATGTATGTAACAGAGAGAGCCATGCCTCGCTGATTCACAGGCCATCTCAGCAGTAACAATCCACACTTGCAGAATAACCGGATTTGACTGTCATCCATCCAAAGACAGGCATCAAAACCGTCTTATCATTGtattaaaaaaatgttatttgtGTATTACACAAAACAGTATCAAGGCCAGGTTGTTGCCCATCATCGGTGAATGAATCCAACTGATGATGCGACACAATTTAATGACTGTTTTTATGATGGAGATTGGAGTAACGGCCTCCGTTATTGCAGTCGTACCGTAAAAAAATTACTGACGATGACTGACCTCGTTCCTCGTTTCTCTAATAATAAACTATTATTTTTCTCAACTGTTATTCGCCAAAATGGTAAACCGACCACAATAGATATTGTGAAGGCTGAGGCGTTTTAGTTATTTGATCCATATAGGCTGATTTATACTGATGGAAATAATGAATCAGTTGATCTTGTCAAAATATTATtgataacatatatatataggcCTAGTATAACATGAATTGTCTATATCTCACCTAAATCGTTCCTGTCCAGCCGTGTCCCACAGTTGAAGCTTGATTTTAATCCCTGGCTCGATGTCTAGCGAACGGGCATAAAAATCAACACCGACCGTTGGATCCGCTACATCGCTGTAAATTCCATCTGTAAACCGCTTCAGCAAAGATGATTTCCCTACCGTTGAGTCTCCTAGCAAAATGATCCTGAATTGATATTGCCACAAAATATCCATGGCATGGCTAGAGATAGACCCAGAATGGTGGCGGTTCCGAAACAAAGCAGCGCAGCACGTTGTGTTTACAAAGCCAGTCACTGCTGCTGCCTACTGCCTTCTGGTCAGACAGAGATGAGAGTGCCAGCGAGCAAAGGGCGATAGTGCTGCAGTCATGTGATAGGCTACCTATGCACGGGATTTATTATTGGGCCTATTGCTTCAGAACACCACCATGAAAAGAAAACAACGTCACTTTATGTTATGACAATTCTATTGCTTTATTTTAATTTAGTCTAGCCTATGGGCCAAAGCTACCAAGCGTCATTTCGATAAAGAAAGTATGAATCGTACGTGTATGATGAGGCCTATAAAGCGTAAAAATATAGTTAGATAGCACATGATAAGGCACGCTGTTATCCGACTCTCAAACTGGTGTGAAATGCCATGGAGCCTATGCCTGGTCCATCTATAAATTGCCTAATGACTTGACATGGTCATGACGGCATAGCATGAGCTGTATGCTAAACCATTTCATGTGCTGTGCACGAATTGTGATACGCATTACATGGTACACTATTGCATGTGTTGAATATGGTCGCTCGAAAGGCTATTCATTCCTGTCTTTTCAATTAAAACAGTGGTCGCAGCAGTCATGgaactgtccatggtgctgaaatgccGAGACCGTTTTTATTTTGCCTTTGGCACATCAGTTTGTTGTGTTGTTGACTTTGCTAATTTGAAATCTAGTTCTCACTTAGGCTTTCCTTACAGCATTGATTAAAGCAAATACCTTCAACACTATTCGCCTACCAAAATAATATACACCTCGATTGCATATATGGCCCATAGGCCAACATATCTATTTGAAAATCCTTGAAAATGAGACGTTTATCCCACTGACCTAAAATATTACAATCAACCTCTTGTCTTGGTCAGAACTGCATTGGCCAGGCGCAATAAATTAGCAAAAGCTTCAAGTGAAAAGGTTTTTAGTTTGTTTGCATCTCTTCAAACCTCACATTTCTGGTTGgcttatcatttttttttttacctgtctaTGTTCgttgtattatttgttcattATTTGTTCGAACTTTTATATCAGTAGCCAATGCATGCATTAGCTATCTAATTTATGCCACATTAAATAGCTTAGATAGCGGTCTATCGTTGAGAGGGAACCTCATATCCCATCATACATCTCGTCCATGTGACATATGTGGACCAATCGCCAGGTTGTCCCACACTATATAAAGCAACCGACAGCGCATTATCAATCTCTTCAATTCCAGCTAAGTCACAGCGACGGTAAGTCACACTCGAACGAATCATCACTCGGCGTGTCTTTTTTATATAtatgagtgaaggatgttttaTTTGCTAATATCACATGTTTTGAGAGGAGCGCGTAGCCACGTGAATGTTAGAAAGCACTTTCTGATATTTTGCTACCGGTACCTAGCTAGGCTAACTAGTTAA encodes the following:
- the LOC109903106 gene encoding ras-related protein Rab-39B, whose translation is MDILWQYQFRIILLGDSTVGKSSLLKRFTDGIYSDVADPTVGVDFYARSLDIEPGIKIKLQLWDTAGQERFRSITTSYYRNSVGGLLVFDLTNHKTFDHVREWHKEVSEHILPHNMVYILIGHKSDLNKDRKVTQDEAEQLAAEMGIRYVETSAKCNSNVDRAFQLLSRDIYELMKMGQITTRDGWDGVKSGLTTRVLYPGDEDIELEPREKSCNC